The nucleotide sequence TTTTTAGTTACCGCTGCATCCAAACCACCTCGTACGGTCCAGTTGTAATCATGGTACGGAGGCGTTGTATACAGAACTTTTACTTTTTCGGTATTAGGATTTTTAGCATCAGACAATTTATCCCAAACAGATGCATTTAAAGCGCCAGCATCTGCTTTACCGCTAGCAACAAATGCGACTGTTGCGTCATGGGCTCCAGAAAAAGCAATACTCTTAAAGTCTTTATCTGGGTTAATGCCTGCCTTCATTAGGTAAAAACGCGGCATTAAATGGCCTGAAGTAGATGATGGTGAACCAAAAGCAAAGGTCTTGCCCTTTAAATCTGTCAAAGTCTTTGCCGAGCTAGCCTCAGGAATAATAAATTTACTCGTAAATTTTTCATCTTCAAGACGCTGAATGATCGGCTTGACGGCGCCATTCGTACGAATTTTTGCTTGAATATAAGTAAAACCGCCTAACCATGCCATATCGATTTTATTTGTTGCCAGCGCCTCAACAACTGCAGCGTAGTCTGTCACGGGCGTAAATTCGACTTTCATGCCCGTCTCTTTAGAAAGATATTCGCCTAAAGGAAGAAATTTTCTTTGTAACTCAGTTGGTGATTCATCCGGAATCGCGGAGACACGTAAGACGGCTTGCGCCTGAGCTGGAAGCGTGAACATGCTAAAGCAAAGCGTTGCTAAAACAAGGCCGAGTGACACTTTCAAAGTGTTTAGTTTCATATTGTTTGGATACTTTCTATTGAATTAAAGAAGTAGAGCTTAGGCTACAGAAACGCCTGAGCCCTGTACAAATTGACCTATTTTTTGAGCTTGGCTAAATCCATCTGCTCTGAGTATTTCTAATACCTGCTCGGTTGCTTCTGGACTGCAAGAGATTAATAAACCGCCACTTGTTTGAGGATCAGACAAGAGGTTTTGCTGCCACTCATTCAAATGAGAGGCCATCTGTATTTCATGACCATAACCCAGCCAGTTACGTGGTGATGCGCCAGTAAAGATACCTTCTTTTACCAGCTTGACCGCCTCAGAAACTACTGGAATAGAGTCCCACTGAATCTGAGCTGAAAGCTTTGCTCCACGGCACAGTTCCAATAAGTGCCCTGCTAAGCCAAACCCTGTCACATCCGTAAGCGCATGCACGCTATCGAGTTGGGATAGCGCGACGCCAGGTTTATTCAGCTTAGTCGTTAAGGCAATCATCTCCTGATAGGCAGAGTCAGAAAGCTGCTCTTTTTTCAGCGCAGCAGAAAGAATGCCTACACCCAAGGGCTTGCTAAGGATGATGCTATCCCCTAACTTTGCACCACTATTACGCTTTAGTTTTTTAGGGTCTACTACGCCAATGGCAACCAAGCCATAAATCGGCTCTACAGTATCAATCGAGTGACCACCGGCAATCATAATCCCAGCCTCTGCACACACCGACTCACCGCCAGCAGTGATTTGCTGAATGACCTCCAAAGGAAGGACATTGATTGGCATGCCCAATAGCGCTAGGGCAAAAAGAGGTTGGGCACCCATAGCGTAAATATCTGAAATAGCATTCGTAGCTGCAATTCGCCCAAACTGATAGGGGTCATCGACAATCGGCATAAAGAAATCTGTGGTCGCCACGATCGCTTGATGTTCGTTGATTTGATAAACAGCGGCATCTTCATTGTTATCAGAGCCTGCCAGCAGTGCAGCAGGCATCTGGCGAATAGGGGAAGATTTCAGAATATCGCTCAAAACACCTGGAGCAATTTTGCAACCACAGCCCCCGCCGTGAGAGAGGGAGGTAAGACGACCGTTATATGTCATGTTGAAGAACTCAATTTAAAAGTAAGAGGATGGCAGCTAAGTATGTGAGCTTACCTAATTTATGCCAAACAGGTACGAAAGCCGCAAAAAAAATCACTGCGGGAAGGTAGGTAAAAATTACGAAATTGGGGGCGACGCAGATAGTCAGGAGTAAATACACTCCAACCCTTCAAAACCCGATGCCTACTGTCAAACCATGGGGCTGAATAATCTTGATAAGGATCAGAGCTAAAGCCCTCAAAAGGCTTAAAAGTACTGCTAGTCCACTCCCATAAGCTGGATGGTTGCCATGGCTCACGCGCTGATGTCATTAAGACGCTAAGCTCATTTTCAGTAGGGAGTCGAACACCCTTCCATAAACAATACTGCTCAGCAGTATGGGCAGAGATATGTCTCACTGGAGCATTGAGATCCAGCTCTCGCCACCGATCAAAAAATCGCTCAAACCAGGCATCACCCTCTTTTTTCCAATATGCAGGTTGATGCTTAAAGCTTATTCCTGCATCATTTAGAGATCTTAAAAACTCTAAATATTCACCGTTACTAACTGCATGGCTTGAAATTGAAAAATCATGAGTCAATACTTCATGCTGCCATTTCTCATTATCAAAAATAAAGCCCGTGCTTGGTGCTGACCCAAGCTGAAATTGGCACTGAGGAATATGGATATATCTTGACTCAAAATCATTGTGTTGGTCTTGACTAGCACCAAGATCTTGCTCAAGAGGCCAGGC is from Polynucleobacter sp. MWH-S4W17 and encodes:
- the selD gene encoding selenide, water dikinase SelD: MTYNGRLTSLSHGGGCGCKIAPGVLSDILKSSPIRQMPAALLAGSDNNEDAAVYQINEHQAIVATTDFFMPIVDDPYQFGRIAATNAISDIYAMGAQPLFALALLGMPINVLPLEVIQQITAGGESVCAEAGIMIAGGHSIDTVEPIYGLVAIGVVDPKKLKRNSGAKLGDSIILSKPLGVGILSAALKKEQLSDSAYQEMIALTTKLNKPGVALSQLDSVHALTDVTGFGLAGHLLELCRGAKLSAQIQWDSIPVVSEAVKLVKEGIFTGASPRNWLGYGHEIQMASHLNEWQQNLLSDPQTSGGLLISCSPEATEQVLEILRADGFSQAQKIGQFVQGSGVSVA
- a CDS encoding SUMF1/EgtB/PvdO family nonheme iron enzyme, with the protein product MTQFDYLRYEPWPLPNKLLIDLGRSTHVTQTIIGKLDHGQEKVALLPGLNPPHWEFGHLIWFHEFWVHRKGVASNPSFLAHADALFNSSEMIHDDRWQVQIPSIDILMNYFSDVMERTFIILRSGTLSPEQAYFIQLALYHEDMHNEAFAYMWQSLGYAWPLEQDLGASQDQHNDFESRYIHIPQCQFQLGSAPSTGFIFDNEKWQHEVLTHDFSISSHAVSNGEYLEFLRSLNDAGISFKHQPAYWKKEGDAWFERFFDRWRELDLNAPVRHISAHTAEQYCLWKGVRLPTENELSVLMTSAREPWQPSSLWEWTSSTFKPFEGFSSDPYQDYSAPWFDSRHRVLKGWSVFTPDYLRRPQFRNFYLPSRSDFFCGFRTCLA
- a CDS encoding putative selenate ABC transporter substrate-binding protein, which codes for MKLNTLKVSLGLVLATLCFSMFTLPAQAQAVLRVSAIPDESPTELQRKFLPLGEYLSKETGMKVEFTPVTDYAAVVEALATNKIDMAWLGGFTYIQAKIRTNGAVKPIIQRLEDEKFTSKFIIPEASSAKTLTDLKGKTFAFGSPSSTSGHLMPRFYLMKAGINPDKDFKSIAFSGAHDATVAFVASGKADAGALNASVWDKLSDAKNPNTEKVKVLYTTPPYHDYNWTVRGGLDAAVTKKISDAFLKLNANDPAQKELMDLQRASKYIPTKSSNYDEIEKAAIGAGLIK